One window from the genome of Rhodopseudomonas sp. P2A-2r encodes:
- a CDS encoding SDR family NAD(P)-dependent oxidoreductase, which produces MITFAPDLLKGQLALVTGAGAGNGRAIAIGLAAHGADVVVTDIDGDAAARTASEVAATGRRSWDHRFDVTDVDACRQLAETIRQSAGEVSILVNNAGIIIREGIDSPRAPENWRRVLDVNLNGVFNVTHAFLPALRATQGTVINLGSIASFVGVADTLGYSPSKGGVKLLTQALARELARDGIRVNAIAPGVIETAMTEGTRNDPARLAGFLGRTPLGRVGQPDELVGPVVFLASKMASYISGAILPVDGGFLAV; this is translated from the coding sequence ATGATCACCTTCGCACCGGATCTGCTGAAAGGTCAGCTCGCGCTCGTCACTGGAGCCGGCGCCGGCAACGGCCGCGCCATTGCCATCGGCCTCGCCGCACATGGCGCCGACGTTGTGGTAACCGATATAGATGGCGACGCCGCAGCACGTACCGCGAGCGAGGTCGCCGCAACGGGTCGGCGGTCATGGGACCATCGCTTCGATGTGACCGACGTCGACGCGTGCCGGCAGCTGGCGGAAACGATCCGGCAGAGCGCCGGCGAGGTTTCGATCCTGGTCAACAATGCCGGCATCATCATTCGCGAAGGCATCGACTCGCCACGCGCGCCAGAAAACTGGCGCCGCGTGCTCGACGTCAATCTGAATGGCGTGTTCAACGTCACCCACGCGTTCCTGCCGGCACTGCGCGCAACCCAGGGCACGGTGATCAATCTGGGGTCGATCGCGTCGTTCGTCGGCGTCGCGGACACCCTGGGCTATTCGCCGTCCAAGGGCGGCGTCAAATTGCTGACCCAGGCCCTGGCGCGCGAACTGGCTCGCGACGGCATTCGCGTTAATGCCATCGCGCCCGGCGTGATCGAGACCGCCATGACGGAAGGCACGCGCAACGATCCGGCGCGGCTGGCCGGTTTTCTCGGGCGTACGCCGCTTGGCCGCGTCGGCCAGCCGGACGAATTGGTCGGCCCTGTGGTGTTCCTCGCCTCCAAGATGGCGTCGTACATCAGCGGCGCAATCTTGCCGGTGGATGGCGGCTTCCTGGCCGTGTAG
- a CDS encoding FAD-dependent oxidoreductase: MTDPQTAIETYECDVLVAGSGASGMSAAITAKHGGLDVLIVEKEARFGGTTARSGGWLWIPGTSLARAWGIVEEPDEARTYLRHEAGNSFDAARVDAFLEAGPEAVDFFTTKTAVRFDMPLTFPDYDAEAPGGKQGGRSMVARPFDGRELGDHIKDIGAPLPELTVFGIMLGSGKDIIHFMRATRSLTSAVYVAKRLTRHLMNVLRYGRGMTLTNGNALAGRLAKSAFDLKIPLWLSSPVRELIMQNGAVRGAVIERNGRRMRIVARRGVVLACGGFPHDIERRKAMFPHAPSGYEHTSPGPTGNTGDGLRLAESAGGRVEDSLPNAAAWVPVSVTTRRDGSKGVMPHFIDRAKPGVIAVMRDGNRFANEGNSYHDFVQKMMKAAKPGEEIAAYLVCDHRALRRYGLGCIPPFPMPIGDYLRSGYLLKGATLQELAATAGIDVDAFVTTVTRFNAAAAEGRDPAFGKGSRAYNRYQGDAEQGPNPCVAPLAQAPFYAIKMVIGDLGTYAGVKTDAHARALDADGQVISGLYAAGNDMTSIMGGNYPGAGITLGPALTFGYIAGRHLAGTPAVAA, from the coding sequence ATGACCGATCCCCAAACCGCCATCGAGACCTACGAATGCGACGTGCTCGTCGCCGGCTCCGGCGCCTCCGGCATGTCGGCGGCGATCACCGCGAAGCACGGCGGTCTCGATGTCCTCATCGTCGAGAAGGAAGCGCGGTTTGGCGGCACCACCGCGCGCTCCGGCGGCTGGCTATGGATTCCCGGCACGTCGCTGGCGCGCGCCTGGGGCATCGTCGAGGAGCCGGACGAGGCGCGCACCTATCTGCGTCACGAAGCCGGCAACAGCTTTGATGCCGCGCGCGTCGATGCGTTTCTCGAAGCCGGGCCGGAGGCGGTCGATTTCTTCACCACCAAGACTGCGGTGCGCTTCGACATGCCGCTGACTTTTCCCGATTACGACGCCGAAGCACCCGGCGGCAAGCAGGGCGGGCGTTCGATGGTCGCGCGACCGTTCGACGGGCGCGAGCTCGGCGACCACATCAAGGATATCGGCGCGCCATTGCCTGAGCTGACGGTGTTCGGGATCATGCTGGGTTCCGGCAAGGACATCATCCACTTCATGCGTGCAACGCGGTCGCTGACCTCCGCCGTCTATGTCGCCAAACGATTGACTCGCCATCTCATGAACGTGCTGCGCTATGGCCGCGGCATGACCTTGACAAACGGCAACGCCCTCGCCGGCCGGCTGGCAAAATCGGCCTTCGATCTGAAGATTCCCCTGTGGCTGTCGTCGCCCGTGCGCGAGCTGATCATGCAGAATGGCGCGGTCCGCGGCGCCGTGATCGAACGCAACGGCAGGCGCATGCGCATCGTCGCACGACGTGGTGTGGTTCTGGCCTGCGGCGGCTTCCCTCACGACATCGAGCGGCGCAAGGCCATGTTTCCGCACGCCCCGTCAGGTTACGAGCACACCTCGCCGGGACCGACCGGCAATACTGGGGATGGCCTGCGTCTGGCGGAATCCGCAGGCGGGCGCGTCGAAGACAGCCTGCCCAATGCAGCCGCGTGGGTTCCGGTATCCGTCACGACCCGCAGGGACGGCAGCAAAGGCGTGATGCCGCACTTCATCGATCGCGCCAAGCCGGGCGTGATCGCCGTGATGCGCGATGGCAACCGCTTCGCCAACGAGGGTAATTCCTACCACGACTTCGTGCAGAAGATGATGAAGGCGGCAAAGCCCGGCGAAGAGATCGCGGCCTATCTGGTCTGCGACCATCGGGCACTGCGTCGCTATGGCCTTGGCTGCATCCCGCCGTTTCCAATGCCGATCGGCGACTATCTGCGATCCGGCTATCTGCTGAAGGGTGCCACGCTGCAGGAGCTGGCGGCTACGGCAGGCATCGATGTCGATGCGTTCGTAACGACTGTGACGAGGTTCAATGCGGCAGCAGCCGAAGGGCGCGATCCGGCCTTCGGCAAGGGCTCGCGTGCCTACAACCGTTACCAAGGCGACGCCGAGCAAGGCCCGAATCCCTGCGTCGCGCCGCTGGCGCAAGCGCCATTTTATGCCATCAAGATGGTGATCGGCGACCTCGGGACCTATGCGGGCGTCAAAACCGACGCCCATGCCCGCGCGCTCGATGCCGACGGCCAAGTGATCAGCGGGCTGTATGCGGCGGGAAACGACATGACGAGCATTATGGGCGGCAATTATCCTGGCGCCGGGATCACGCTCGGCCCCGCGCTCACTTTCGGCTATATCGCCGGCCGCCACCTCGCCGGCACCCCCGCGGTGGCCGCATGA
- a CDS encoding ABC transporter substrate-binding protein, producing MKRQLLVCAAVLTLWTSAASAQISDDVVRIGVLTDLSSWGRDNSGPGSVEAAKMAVEEFGPTVLGKPIEIVSADHQMKSDVGVQIARNWFDAGKVDAIADIPNSAIAIAVHNLARERNRIALLSGPGASSITDELCSPNTVQFTYDTYALSKVTASAVIAEGGKSWFFITADYAFGNQLEQDATRFIKAGGGTVLGSVRHPTNTADFSSFALQAQSSKAEVVAFANAGQDTDNSIKQSGEFGLGKGGQKLVGLLMFDTDVHAIGLEAAQGTYLTTASYWNMNDKTRAWSKKFFARTNVMPTMIQTGVYGSVLHYLKAIKAAGTDDPAKVMAAMRAIPIEDTFVHGGKLREDGRVIRDMYLARVKKPSESKEPWDYLDIVKTVKGEDAFRPVSESKCPLLKK from the coding sequence ATGAAACGCCAGTTGCTGGTGTGCGCAGCCGTGCTCACGCTTTGGACATCCGCCGCTTCCGCACAGATTTCCGACGACGTGGTCCGCATCGGCGTGCTCACGGACCTCTCGAGCTGGGGACGCGACAACAGCGGTCCCGGTTCGGTCGAAGCCGCGAAAATGGCGGTTGAGGAATTCGGGCCCACCGTTCTCGGCAAGCCGATCGAGATCGTCAGCGCCGACCACCAGATGAAGTCGGATGTCGGCGTCCAGATCGCGCGCAACTGGTTCGACGCAGGCAAGGTCGATGCCATCGCCGATATTCCGAACTCGGCGATTGCCATCGCCGTTCACAATCTCGCCCGTGAGCGCAACAGGATTGCGCTACTGTCGGGTCCGGGTGCCAGCTCGATCACCGACGAGCTGTGCAGCCCGAACACTGTACAGTTCACCTACGATACCTATGCGCTGTCGAAGGTCACCGCTTCGGCTGTGATCGCCGAGGGCGGCAAATCATGGTTTTTCATTACGGCTGACTATGCCTTCGGCAACCAGCTCGAACAGGACGCCACGCGCTTCATCAAGGCAGGCGGCGGCACGGTGCTCGGCAGCGTGCGCCACCCAACCAATACCGCCGACTTTTCCTCCTTCGCGCTGCAGGCTCAGAGCTCGAAAGCCGAAGTTGTGGCCTTCGCCAATGCTGGCCAGGACACCGATAATTCGATCAAGCAGTCTGGTGAATTCGGTCTTGGCAAAGGCGGCCAGAAACTGGTTGGCCTGCTGATGTTCGACACCGACGTTCACGCCATCGGGCTTGAAGCCGCGCAAGGCACCTATCTCACCACAGCGTCGTACTGGAACATGAACGACAAGACGCGGGCTTGGTCGAAGAAGTTCTTTGCCCGGACCAACGTGATGCCGACCATGATTCAGACCGGCGTCTACGGCTCCGTGCTGCACTACCTGAAGGCCATCAAGGCGGCTGGCACCGACGATCCCGCCAAGGTAATGGCGGCAATGCGCGCAATTCCGATCGAAGACACCTTCGTACACGGCGGCAAGCTGCGCGAGGACGGCCGCGTCATCCGCGACATGTATCTGGCCCGGGTCAAGAAGCCGTCGGAGTCGAAGGAGCCCTGGGACTACCTCGATATCGTCAAGACCGTCAAAGGCGAGGACGCCTTCCGACCGGTCTCCGAATCGAAGTGCCCGCTGCTGAAAAAGTAG
- a CDS encoding response regulator, translated as MNIDPKKRDIALVVDDSPETLRLLTDALDGAGMTVMVAMDGAAAMRIVEQITPDIILLDAVMPGMDGFETCRRLKRDAGISDVPVIFMTGLAETEHIVRGLEVGGVDYVTKPIVIEEMIARIRVHLANARLTQSARTALDVSGRFLLAVDGDGSILWATPQAQKLLADNLAAGVDDDLVLPPPLLQWLRQAQSGVSGSKAGTSASFPHNDQLRLQYMGKVGPNEFLLRLAKESTASVPAEFSKELGLTSREGEVLTWLSKGKSNRDIAQILGLSPRTVDKHLEQIYAKLGVENRTAAAAIAVNASHKRQ; from the coding sequence ATGAACATTGATCCGAAAAAGCGCGACATCGCGCTCGTCGTGGACGATTCCCCGGAGACCCTGCGGCTCCTCACCGACGCGCTGGACGGCGCCGGCATGACCGTGATGGTGGCTATGGACGGCGCCGCAGCGATGCGCATCGTCGAACAGATTACCCCGGACATCATCCTGCTCGACGCCGTGATGCCCGGCATGGACGGCTTCGAGACCTGCCGCCGCCTGAAGCGCGACGCCGGGATCAGCGACGTGCCGGTGATCTTCATGACCGGGCTTGCCGAGACCGAACACATCGTGCGCGGCCTTGAAGTCGGCGGCGTCGACTACGTGACCAAGCCGATCGTGATCGAGGAAATGATCGCGCGGATCCGCGTCCATCTTGCCAATGCGCGGCTGACCCAGAGCGCGCGCACGGCGCTCGACGTCTCCGGTCGCTTCCTGCTGGCGGTCGATGGCGATGGCAGCATTCTGTGGGCAACCCCGCAGGCGCAAAAGCTGCTGGCCGATAATCTCGCCGCTGGCGTCGACGACGATCTGGTATTGCCGCCGCCCTTGCTGCAGTGGCTCCGCCAGGCACAAAGCGGCGTATCCGGTTCGAAGGCGGGGACTTCGGCGTCCTTTCCTCATAACGATCAGTTGCGGCTGCAATATATGGGCAAGGTCGGCCCCAACGAATTCCTGCTGCGCCTCGCAAAGGAATCCACCGCCAGTGTGCCGGCGGAGTTCAGCAAGGAGCTCGGCCTCACCAGTCGCGAGGGCGAGGTGCTGACCTGGCTCAGCAAGGGCAAGAGCAACCGCGACATCGCGCAGATCCTCGGTCTCAGCCCACGCACCGTGGACAAGCACCTGGAGCAGATCTACGCCAAGCTCGGCGTCGAGAACCGCACCGCGGCTGCGGCGATCGCGGTGAATGCGAGTCATAAGCGGCAATAG